In Myxococcus stipitatus, the following are encoded in one genomic region:
- a CDS encoding OmpP1/FadL family transporter has protein sequence MKTTLSLMTLLAAGASQAAGFQIDTQSARSTGMGNAATAWLDDSSAIYSNAANILGVKRLDITVGDTGILPLLEFTPDGGGAQSQKLTVSPPPHVFAVFRPFESLAFGVGAYAPYGARSRWKDDFVGRFRGKESSLTAYYINPTVAYQAHESIRVGLGLDIVRSTVEIRRGLNFVESEGAIHLGGGAWGVGFNAGVQAELLPKELTIGVHYRSAVAVTFDGKADFQNVPTEFQQRMVDQRVRADVTFPATLGIGMAFYPMERLTVAFDAQVTFWSSFEELAIEFPDTPQLNNPVAKQWSTKAKYHLGAEYTVTPQLQARAGLVADLAPSPEETLTPDLPDADRYKLTVGAGYNLGALRADAGYQFVILADTKSTAPGMGGTYSGSAHVLSVTLGYAL, from the coding sequence CACGCTCGACGGGCATGGGCAATGCGGCCACGGCCTGGCTGGATGACTCGTCGGCCATCTACTCCAACGCGGCCAACATCCTGGGTGTGAAGCGGTTGGATATCACCGTGGGAGACACCGGCATCCTCCCGCTCTTGGAGTTCACGCCGGACGGAGGCGGGGCGCAGAGCCAGAAGCTGACGGTGTCTCCGCCGCCACATGTCTTCGCGGTGTTCCGCCCCTTCGAGTCGCTCGCGTTCGGCGTGGGCGCATACGCCCCCTACGGCGCGCGCAGCCGCTGGAAGGACGACTTCGTGGGCCGCTTCCGGGGGAAGGAGTCGAGCCTCACGGCCTACTACATCAACCCGACGGTCGCGTATCAGGCGCATGAGTCGATTCGGGTGGGCCTGGGCCTGGACATCGTGCGCTCCACGGTGGAGATCCGCCGCGGGTTGAACTTCGTGGAGAGCGAAGGCGCCATCCACCTGGGCGGTGGCGCGTGGGGCGTGGGCTTCAACGCGGGCGTCCAGGCGGAGCTGCTCCCCAAGGAGTTGACCATCGGGGTGCACTACCGCAGCGCGGTGGCCGTCACGTTCGACGGCAAGGCGGACTTCCAGAACGTGCCCACGGAGTTCCAGCAGCGGATGGTGGACCAGCGCGTGCGCGCGGACGTCACCTTCCCCGCGACGCTGGGCATCGGCATGGCCTTCTATCCGATGGAGCGGCTGACGGTGGCCTTCGATGCGCAGGTCACCTTCTGGTCCAGCTTCGAGGAGCTGGCCATCGAGTTCCCGGACACGCCGCAGCTCAACAACCCGGTGGCGAAGCAGTGGTCGACGAAGGCGAAGTACCACCTGGGCGCCGAGTACACCGTCACGCCCCAGCTCCAGGCGCGCGCGGGCCTGGTCGCGGACCTGGCGCCCAGCCCCGAGGAGACCCTCACGCCGGACCTCCCGGACGCGGACCGCTACAAGCTCACCGTGGGCGCGGGCTACAACCTGGGGGCCCTGCGCGCGGACGCGGGCTATCAGTTCGTCATCCTCGCGGACACGAAGAGCACCGCGCCCGGCATGGGCGGCACCTACTCGGGCTCCGCCCACGTGCTGAGCGTGACGCTCGGCTACGCGCTGTAG
- a CDS encoding 2,3-dihydro-2,3-dihydroxybenzoate dehydrogenase: MGETPRVALVTGAAQGIGAEVARALAAEATIAALDTNSEGLLALVAELRGRGQKAAAWPVSVSDAGAVETVVERVERELGPIHTLVNVAGVLRRSPVVSMSDEDWATTFAVNTNGVFHVSRAVARRMVARRAGVIVTVSSNASGTPRMQMGAYAASKAASTMFTKCLGLELAEYGIRCNVVSPGSTDTAMQRMLWKDEHGADAVIAGASESYRVGIPLRRIATPRDIADAVQFLASDRARHITLHDLCVDGGATLGC; encoded by the coding sequence ATGGGAGAGACACCGCGGGTGGCGTTGGTGACGGGTGCGGCGCAGGGCATTGGCGCCGAGGTCGCGAGGGCGCTGGCCGCGGAAGCCACCATCGCCGCGCTCGACACGAACTCGGAGGGGCTGTTGGCCCTGGTGGCGGAGCTGCGAGGGCGGGGACAGAAGGCCGCCGCGTGGCCGGTCAGCGTGAGTGACGCGGGCGCGGTGGAGACAGTGGTGGAGCGCGTCGAGCGGGAGCTGGGCCCCATCCACACGCTGGTCAACGTCGCGGGGGTGCTGCGGAGGTCTCCGGTGGTGTCGATGTCTGACGAGGACTGGGCCACCACGTTCGCGGTGAACACGAACGGCGTGTTTCATGTCTCGCGCGCGGTGGCGCGGCGCATGGTGGCTCGCCGGGCCGGAGTCATCGTCACGGTGAGCTCCAACGCCTCGGGGACGCCGCGGATGCAGATGGGGGCCTATGCCGCGTCCAAGGCCGCCTCCACCATGTTCACCAAGTGCCTGGGGTTGGAGCTGGCCGAGTACGGCATCCGCTGCAACGTGGTGTCCCCGGGCTCCACCGACACGGCCATGCAGCGGATGCTGTGGAAGGACGAGCACGGCGCGGACGCGGTCATCGCGGGCGCCTCGGAGAGCTACCGCGTCGGCATTCCCCTGCGCCGCATCGCCACGCCGCGCGACATCGCGGACGCGGTGCAGTTCCTCGCCTCGGACCGCGCGCGGCACATCACCCTTCACGACCTCTGCGTCGATGGGGGCGCCACCTTGGGCTGTTGA
- a CDS encoding cyclic nucleotide-binding domain-containing protein has protein sequence MSNPVSPIPSLQPMGPAPLPVWTRFLPPGQVVLREGDSGSSMFVILEGKVAVCREPTQRRDARTLAMLSAGDFFGELALMTHCPRMASVVTMERTVVRELSLNGLAVAGPRHGVEAPVVAMRCRERLLGDALRCSPLLSGLSPGLWAQLGGALEPCSVGVGETLLTRGHPGDALYVLLRGRCGVFHTHGDGRITAYPDMVEGDLFGEVSLLRGRLATATVRARTPCTLLRLDQSVFRKLFWGQAEIRRALVSLGLERMHRTMDVIASAGD, from the coding sequence ATGTCGAACCCGGTTTCTCCAATCCCTTCCTTGCAACCGATGGGGCCCGCTCCGTTGCCGGTGTGGACGCGCTTCCTCCCTCCAGGGCAGGTGGTGCTGCGCGAGGGGGACTCGGGCTCGTCGATGTTCGTCATCCTGGAGGGCAAGGTGGCGGTGTGCCGGGAGCCCACGCAGCGACGGGACGCGCGGACCCTGGCCATGCTCTCCGCGGGAGACTTCTTCGGGGAGCTGGCGCTGATGACCCACTGTCCCCGCATGGCCAGCGTCGTCACCATGGAGCGGACCGTGGTGCGGGAGCTGTCGCTCAACGGGCTCGCGGTCGCTGGGCCCCGCCACGGCGTGGAGGCCCCCGTGGTCGCCATGCGGTGCCGGGAGCGGCTGCTCGGGGATGCCTTGCGATGCAGTCCCCTGTTGAGCGGGCTGTCGCCTGGACTCTGGGCTCAATTGGGCGGAGCGCTGGAGCCTTGCTCCGTGGGCGTGGGGGAGACGCTGCTCACGCGAGGGCACCCCGGGGACGCGCTCTACGTCCTGCTGCGAGGGCGCTGTGGGGTCTTCCACACGCACGGGGACGGGCGCATCACCGCCTATCCCGACATGGTGGAGGGAGACCTCTTCGGCGAGGTCTCCCTGCTGCGAGGACGGCTGGCCACGGCCACGGTGAGGGCGCGGACTCCCTGCACGTTGCTGCGGTTGGACCAGTCCGTGTTCCGCAAGCTCTTCTGGGGTCAGGCGGAGATCCGCCGGGCGCTGGTGAGCCTGGGCCTGGAGCGCATGCACCGGACCATGGACGTCATCGCCAGCGCGGGCGACTGA
- a CDS encoding Crp/Fnr family transcriptional regulator, with protein sequence MSHAQLLSEVSLFEQLDSEALESLSSLLRPCRFARGEVVFLQGDVGTALYVIRRGEVAIRLSSPEGKEVILSLLSRGDFFGELALLDGEPRSTDAMAREDSELLSLQREDFRRYLEARPGVATALLATLSRMVRHVTQLVHDTHFLDARERLVRVLLGLAKEQGESGAGGVRIPLRLTQTEIANLCGLTRESTNKWLRFYVREGLLSYEGGRITLVHPDRLVRETP encoded by the coding sequence ATGTCACACGCGCAACTGCTGTCCGAAGTCTCGCTTTTCGAGCAGTTGGACAGCGAGGCATTGGAGAGCCTTTCGTCACTGCTGCGACCGTGCCGGTTCGCGCGCGGCGAGGTTGTCTTCCTTCAAGGAGACGTGGGGACGGCGCTGTATGTCATCCGCCGGGGCGAGGTGGCCATCCGGCTGAGCTCACCCGAGGGCAAGGAGGTCATCCTGTCCTTGCTGTCTCGCGGGGACTTCTTCGGGGAGCTGGCCTTGCTGGATGGCGAGCCCCGGTCCACCGACGCGATGGCGCGGGAGGACTCGGAGCTCCTGAGTCTCCAGCGAGAGGACTTCCGCCGGTACCTGGAGGCCCGCCCCGGCGTGGCGACGGCGCTGCTGGCGACGTTGAGCCGGATGGTCCGGCACGTGACACAGCTGGTCCATGACACCCATTTCCTGGATGCGCGGGAGCGGCTGGTGCGGGTGCTGCTGGGGTTGGCGAAGGAGCAAGGGGAGAGCGGCGCGGGTGGGGTGCGCATTCCCTTGCGGCTCACCCAGACGGAGATCGCGAACCTCTGCGGGCTGACGCGGGAGAGCACCAACAAGTGGCTGCGCTTCTACGTGAGAGAGGGATTGCTGTCCTATGAGGGAGGGAGAATCACCCTGGTCCATCCTGACCGCCTGGTGAGGGAGACCCCCTAG
- the dhbC gene encoding isochorismate synthase DhbC yields MTQTDRSEVPQKLAAQLLESYEAGSSFFFASPRRTLLARGTFATVPHVGGVSSLERLPERVAAVLGDSRQADHDIPVAVGAVPFDGSVPAQLVVPLTIQRAGPLVFDDVAMPPPAQPARYTVQPVPEPSAYLDGVAQALKRMEEGPLRKVVLSRALHLSATTPIDLQRLLHNLARRNPSGYTFAVDLPARGAAFPGEGRRTLIGASPELLVSRSGMQVLANPLAGSAARSPDPVEDQRRAQTLLQSPKDLHEHAVVIDAVAEALRPFCKSLDVPASPSLVSTQTMWHLSSRIIGELVDPGISSLTLAVALHPTPAVCGHPTALAHAAIGDIEPFERGYYTGAVGWCDVNGDGQWAVTIRCAEADEHSLRLFAGAGIVAGSKPESELAETEAKFRTMLQAMGLGPGVEVKS; encoded by the coding sequence GTGACGCAGACCGACCGTTCCGAGGTACCCCAGAAGCTGGCCGCGCAGTTGCTCGAGAGCTACGAGGCGGGCTCGTCGTTCTTCTTCGCCTCCCCGCGCCGCACGCTGTTGGCGCGAGGCACGTTCGCCACGGTGCCCCACGTAGGGGGTGTCAGCTCGCTGGAGCGGCTGCCGGAGCGCGTGGCGGCGGTGCTGGGAGACTCGCGGCAGGCGGACCACGACATCCCCGTGGCGGTGGGCGCGGTGCCCTTCGACGGGAGTGTCCCCGCGCAGCTCGTGGTGCCCCTGACGATTCAGCGCGCGGGGCCGTTGGTGTTCGACGACGTAGCCATGCCCCCGCCCGCGCAGCCGGCGCGCTACACCGTCCAACCCGTGCCGGAGCCTTCCGCCTATCTCGACGGCGTGGCCCAGGCGCTGAAGCGGATGGAAGAAGGCCCGCTGCGCAAGGTGGTGCTGTCGCGCGCGCTGCATCTGAGCGCCACCACGCCCATCGACCTTCAGCGGCTGTTGCACAACCTGGCTCGGCGCAATCCATCCGGCTACACCTTCGCGGTGGACCTGCCCGCGCGCGGGGCGGCCTTCCCTGGCGAAGGCCGGCGCACGTTGATTGGTGCGAGCCCCGAGCTGCTCGTGTCCCGCTCCGGGATGCAGGTGCTGGCCAATCCGCTCGCGGGCTCGGCGGCGCGCAGTCCGGACCCGGTGGAGGACCAGCGCCGGGCCCAGACACTGCTCCAGTCCCCCAAGGACCTGCACGAGCACGCGGTGGTCATCGACGCGGTGGCGGAGGCGCTGCGCCCGTTCTGCAAGAGCCTCGATGTCCCGGCGAGTCCCTCGCTCGTCAGCACGCAGACGATGTGGCACCTGTCCAGCCGCATCATCGGGGAGCTGGTGGACCCGGGCATCAGCTCGCTCACGCTCGCCGTGGCGCTGCATCCGACCCCGGCCGTGTGTGGCCATCCCACGGCGCTGGCCCACGCGGCCATCGGCGACATCGAGCCATTTGAGCGGGGCTACTACACGGGCGCGGTCGGATGGTGCGACGTGAATGGCGACGGCCAGTGGGCGGTGACCATCCGCTGCGCCGAGGCCGACGAGCACTCGCTGCGCCTGTTCGCGGGCGCGGGAATCGTCGCGGGCTCCAAGCCGGAGTCCGAGCTGGCGGAGACCGAGGCGAAGTTCCGCACGATGCTCCAGGCGATGGGGTTGGGCCCGGGCGTCGAGGTGAAGTCGTGA